A segment of the Armatimonadota bacterium genome:
GGGTGTCAATGGTGTGGGCAAGACCACCTCCATCGCCAAGCTGGCTTACCGCCTGCGTCAGCAGGACAAAAGCGTGATTCTGGCAGCGGGCGATACCTTCCGCGCCGCCGCCATCGACCAGCTGGAAATATGGGCACAGCGGGTGGGAGCGACCCTCGTCAAGCATCGCGAAGGCGCGGACCCCTCGGCAGTCATCTACGACGCCATTGCCGCCGCGCGCAATCGGGGCGTGGATTACGTGCTGGCAGATACCGCCGGCAGATTGCATACACGTTCCAACCTGATGGAAGAGCTCAAAAAGGTGTATCGTGTTACCGAGCGGGCGCTGGGGCGTCCGCCTGACGAGGTGCTGTTGGTGCTGGACGCGACCACCGGACAGAACGCCATCCGCCAAGCAGAGGAGTTTATGCAGGCGGTGAACGTGACGGGTATTGTGCTGGCAAAGCTGGACGGCACCGCGCGCGGTGGGGCGGTCATCACCATCCACGATGAACTCAAAGTGCCTATCAAGCTGGTGGGGGTAGGAGAGAAACCCGAAGACCTCGAAGATTTTGACGCGGAGGAGTATGTCGCCGCGCTGTTGGGAAATGAGTGACAAGTAATTTGCGTATCTGCATCAAAAATCAAAACTGGTAGATTTAGCGTTTCCCCCTTGCGACGACAGGTTTTATAATGGGGGTAGAACATCCCCAAAAGTACACGCGGTTATGAGAAAACTGAGAGAGTTGATTCATGCGCCGCCGGTGTGGGTGAACCCGCAACACCCGGTGAAGATGGCTATAGTGCTGATGCAGGGGCTTCAGGTGGATGTGCTGCCTGTGCGAGATGGCGACCAGGTGGTTGGCATGGTCGCGGCAAGGCAGCTGCTTGGTGTCGCCGAGGAGACCTGTGTGGCCGAGGTGATGAGCACCGAGGTGTTGCTTTTGGACGCAGAGATGCCTGTCCGGGACGCGGCGGCAAAGATGGCGGAAAACGGCGCAGGCGTTGCCTTTGTCATCAACGATACGCTGGCAGGCATGGTACGGGCGATCGATCTCATCCCGGAGGTGTCCCGCTCGTACGACCCGCTCACCAAACTGCCCTGGCAGGATGCCCTGCGCGAGTGGAGCATCGAGAAACTGCGCACCGGACACGAAATCTCTATCCTCTTTTTTGATATCGACCGTTTCGGGCAGTTCAACAAGCAGTATGACCACGTGACCGGCGACCGCGTGCTGGAGATGGTGGCGCGTACCATAGAGCGCGAGCTGGACCCCGATTTGACCATCCTCTGCCGCTATGGTGGTGACGAGTTCGCCGTTGCTACACTGTATATGAGTGATGAGGCGCAGCAGCTCGCTGCCCGTATCGCCCGCCGGGTGGAGGAGATACAATTTCCCAATGTGCGCGAGGTGATTTCGGTTTCATACGGTGTTTTCGGGGGACGGCGCACCCGCGAGCGCGAGATGGTACACTATGCTGCCACGGTGGACGACCTCATTGTCCGCGCCAGCCAAATGTGCCTGCAAATGAAACAGCGTAAGGGCGCTCTGGCAATGCTGCAACTCCCTTTGCCCGGAGTGGGGTCAGAGGAGCATACCGAGCCGCGTGTGCAGGTAACAGGAATCAGTTTCATCACACAGGGCAAGGAGGCGGAAGCCAGCGTGGAGCTGTCAATCGGCAGACTGCGCACCTTGCGGCAAGTGCGTGGCGACGCCAAGCAGCCACCCGAGGAGCTGATGGTGCAGGCAGCACGCGATGCGCTGGTTGCGCTGGTGCCCGGCATAGGTGCTGTGCAGGTGCACCATGTCTCCAAAGTCACGGTGGAACTACACGAGAAGAACGAGAAGATGGATGGTGTGATGGTGGTGGCGGAGTTGCAAACTGCTTCGGGTAGTCAACTGTTGTCCGGGTTCGCTCCTGTTCGCGAAAACGTACAGCGTGCGGCGGTGAATGCTCTGCTCCACGCGCTCAATCGTCCTCTGGCGAAGTGGCTCTCTCAATCGCGGCTAAGCTCCGCCACGTGACCAGAGCTATCGCGGTCAACGCCGCCCCGAAGCAGAGAACCAGCATCCCTGCGCTGAAACTGATTGCCCAGGTTGCCCCTGCGACCCCTCCCAAAAACGCGCCAGCCGATAGCCATCCTTCTTGCGACCACGCAGGCGTTGTGCGCCTGATACTGACCAACGCGCTGAGCAACGCTAACGGCAGCATCAGCCATAACGACAGCCAGAGCGCACCGTGCGGCGCGATCCCCGCAAACACCAGCGCGGGCACCAGCACATATCCCCCACCGAGACCGGTCATCCCGCCAAGCACACCCGCCAGTAGCCCGGCGATGACCACCGTTCGCCACTCCCTCTGTGATAACAGTGCGATGCGTGTATCCGCTGCACGAAACACGCCCTCGGAAAGCGTCGGGTAAGCTTGCCAAACCATGCCCGCTCCTACCACCGTCAACAGCAGGAGAAGGTACATCTGCAATGTTATCCTCCAGCGACGGGGAAACACCGCATTGCCCACCAGACCTGCAATGATGTATGCTCCCCACAAGAAGAGCACCAGAAATCGGAGGGGGAAATACTGCGCAAATACCGTTAGCCCACCGATGCAGGCGCACAGGGTCGCCAGCCAGCCCGCTGCCGTTGCACGAGCCACCGAAAAGCCGAGCAACGCAGTGCTCACCGGCAGAAAAACCGCCAGTGCGCCCAGGCTGGTGAGCCCGTACAGCGCACCAAACGCCCAGCCTAACACCAGCAGTACCAGCCCGCGCAGTACCAAAAACAACCAGTCGGAACGTGGCTGAGACAAAAGGCTCCTCCGTGATGAAATGCTGGCACTCAGCATATCATATCGTAATCAGATTGCTCAAGATTTTGTACGCCCCTGCTCCCACAGGCAACTGCACTCATCTCTGCCTCTCCCACACCTCAATGCGCGGGAAAGGATACAACATATCGTGAGGCACATTGCGCTTGCCGAAGTGGATGCCGTCCACGCGAAACGTTGTGTCAAATCGCGCCGCCCGATGGAAGGAGCGGTTCAACTCATCCAGAAACGCCTGCGCAGGCGCGTGGCGTACCCGTACCGCGTCATCCACTTCGAACTGACTCAGCACCACCACCTGCGCCCGCCGAATCACGTTCACATCCCACTCCGCACCCGGCACCAGCAGACGGTACTCCTTGACCTCTCGGGCGCGCTCCGCCCTGCGTGACGGTTGCAGTTCGCCCCAGTATGGGCTGAGGGGCGGCGTGTAGAACCAGGGAATAGTGGCAAAGCCGATGCGTGTACCCTGTGGCACGTGCTGACGTATCCACTCCAGCGCTTGCAGACGTGGGTCGGGTTGCAGCAGAGCAACGGCCACCGCGATGCCCCAGATGAGCGTGTAAACGGCGATAGACCCTGCCCCCGCCGCCACGACGACCCTGCCCGCCTGCTGGGTATTCCGCCACGCTTCCGCTATCAGCCACGCGGTCAACACCATCAGCGGAGGCAAGATGGGTAGCAGATACCGCGCGAACCGCACGGCAAAGGAGCCGAGGAACAGATAGTACACCACCACGAAAACCCACAGGATGAGCACCCGCGGTCGGCGCGACAGGGGAGCAATCAGCACGCTGAGCGTTGCCAGCAGCAACAGCGGCAGTCCCAATCCGAAGCGCAGATTCGTCCAGTAGTGATAAACCCAGCCCAAGCCGGTATTTACAAAAACCAGACCATGCCCCTCGCGCACATGTTTTGCCTCATACCCGAAGTCGCGCCAGAACTCTTGCGGGTTCATCCACACGCCCGGGCAAAAGAGCAGAAAAGCCACCCCGCTTATCGCTACCAGAAGCACAGCCTTGCTCAACCACGCTTCGCGGTGCTCCGTACCTCGTAGCCATAAAGCCAGCAGGGGAGCTATAAGCACCAGCGCAGTGTTGTAGCGAGTAGCGGACGCCAGCCCTACCAGCACCCCTGCCGTTATCAGGATACGCTTTGCACCGGTCTCATGCAGTTTCAGTGCGGCGAGTAACACGCCGGTAGTGAATAATGTAGCGGTAGCGTCGGTAGTGAGGAAGTGGCAGTGCAGGGTGTGTAGAGGCACTACCGCCAGCAACAACGTGGCTACCGCCGCACAACGATGTCCGCACACTCGCTTGCCTGTCTCCCATACCAGCCAGCAGGTGAGTACTCCCATGACGACAGATAACCAGCGACCGGTCAGATAGAGTCCGGCGAACGCCTCATATTGCGCGACTTCGGTGGGGAGGGTAATCCACCCGTAAGTGGAGCCGATGAGAATAGCAAGGTGCAGAAGATACAGGTACACCGTGCCGTAGTTGTAGAAGTGCGGGTCAATCTGTCCATGCGGAATGTCCAGTCCCAGCGTATAGCCCAGTATTACCCACTCGTCGGGGTGAAAGGAGAAGTAGTGCGAGGGGTCAGGTATTCCCCAGCGAATACCCATCGCGCGAAACAGAAAGGCTACCGCCAGAACGATAACCAGCGCCAGCCTGAAGAAACGCTCAGGCGTACCGTTCATGGTAGGAGGGGCTCGGCTGTCTGGACGTTTCCGCGCGGACAATCGCCTGAAACACCTCAAAAACTCGCGGGTCGTACCGCGTTCCCTTGCCTGCTGCTATCTGCTCGGCTGCCTGCAGGCGCAGGGAGGCGTTACCTAGGTCTTTCCCGCGCAGTGCGTCCGCGTAATCACCTGCGATGTGTAGAATGCGCGACGCCAGGGGAATCTCCTCTCCCTGCAACCCATCGGGATAACCACTGCCGTCCCAATTTTCATGGTGATGGCGAATAAGCGTTGCCAGTCTCGCCAGCGAGGGGACCTGCTCCACCATCCTCTGGCTCAGCACGCTATGCAGTTTTAGCATCTCTTCCTCGTCGCTGGTGAGAGGTCCTTCTTTGTTCAGAATACCGTATGGGATGCTAACCTTGCCGATTTCCTGTAGTAGCGAGGCGAACTCGATATCCCGTATCATTCGAGACGGCAGTCCCAGTCGTTCGGCGATTTGCGTGGCGTAGTATGCCCGCAGGCGTGCGCTGCCGGTGGTGCCGTGTTCCCGAATCTCCACGGCGCGTGCCAACGCCTGCAGCCCCTGTTGGTAGTCGCGACGAATCTGCCCGGGTAGCCACACCAGGGCATAGTAGCACAGGAAAACAACGCTACCCATCACCACGAGATATACGAAGGTGGTGAAGCTCATGCTACCGCCTGCCTCTTCACCATCGCCGACACCGCGTGTTCGACGTGCTCAACCCCGAATTCACCCGCTGCCAATGCCTCGATAAAGGCTTTAACCACTTCGGGGTGGAACTGTGTGCCCGCTCCCTTTTGCAGCTCCGCGATGGCTTCCGGTACCGTTTGGGGTTTGCGGTAGGGACGTTGTTCACCTTTCTCGTCATCGCCCACCATCGCGTCGAAAGCGTCCACTACAGCAATAATATGCGCCTCGATGGGGATTTCGCCCATTTTCAGCCCGAACGGATAGCCCTTGCCATCAGGACGCTCGTGGTGCAGAGTAATCCACAACGCCACTGGTTCGATATGCTTGATTCCGCTAACAACCTCTGCCCCTTTCAGGGGGTGGGTGCGTATCATCTGCCAGTCCGCCTCAGTAAGGGGGGTCAATTTGTTCAGCACCGCTTCGTCGATGCCCACTTTACCCAGGTCGTGTAAAGCGGCTGCCTCGGGCAGGAGTTCGATGTGACGCGCTGGTACACCCAACCGGGTGGCCACGCTCATCGCCATCTGGCTGGCGCGTTGTAAATGTCCCGAGGTGTAGGGGTGAGCGTGCTGCACCAGCAAGCCCAGCGCGCGGATGGTTTCGCGATAGTTCCGTATCTGCTGGATGCGCTGGCGGAAGCACTCCCGGGCGGCAAGGAAGGGCACTGCCACCAGAACGAAGCCTGCGACGTGATAGGCGCGCAGCAGCAGTATCAACAGGATGGACAGAGGCATCACCAGGATGTAGGTGGGCACCACGATACGCAGGCTATGCCGCCAGACGCTTGGCAGAGGTTCCCGGTTATACAAAGCGCTCGCCACAGACACCAGCAGAGCGTTGACTACCAGGTAGACCACTGCCGCCAGAGTCAAAGCCACCAGCGTTTGTGTTGTCAGAAGGGTTGCTGCGCTGGTGCTGAACCAGTAGTACACCACTCCAGCAGTGCCTGCACTAATGACAGATTGAGCGGCGTTGAACAGCCCCCAGCGCAAGCGATAGCGTATCGGGTAAGAGCGATTCAGCAGCACTCCAGCCAGCAACGTAGGCAGGCTATCCACCGCCATAGCAGGCACTATGCCGTACATGGCGATGACGGTGCACACAATGGGGAACCCCAGCGTTACCTGAGTGCCGCCGTGCAACAGGGAGACCGGCAACATTTCGGTTGCCACGGCGAACAGCAGAATAGTGACTGCCCCTACCGGCAGCCATTGCGCTGGGGGCGTGCCAGACATGAACACCAGAGCCAACCCTGCTGCCACCAGGATGATGCCGCGATGATAATATCGTATTAGCAGCTCGCTCCACTTGGGCGGGATGTCCCGCATGACCGTTCTCCTTTGACCTTCCACGAGCCTGTTGGGGTCAGCAGCAACGGCGGGCGGGGGCACGCGCCATCCTAATAGCTGGCTGAAGGTGGTGGTGGCGGTTTAGGTGGCGGGTATATCTCTAACTTCGCGCCGTAGGTAGTAGCCCATACCACCAGGAGCAACAACATGGTAAGCCAGTATTTCACTACGAGCGACCTCCACAAGTGTTCCGTTCGCGCCGCTAAGCGAACAGACACTCACTCCGCTTCTGTGCCACCCTAGCCCGCACGCCGCTGCTGGCTACAACAGGCTCTATACGATTGTCTGGAGGCTACTCGTCCTGGAGTGCTGCGGTCCGGCGATTCAGTGCGTCCAGCACCGCGTTGACCACGGCGCGGTTTAAATCGTTACGTACCAACGCCGAGCCGGTGAGAACATCCTCACCGTACTGCGACAGCATATTCACCACAGCGACCACAATCTGCCTGCCTGCTACCATCACGTTGGGGTTGATGTCCTCCACAGCAATCTGGTCTGTCATGTTGCAGGCTTGCTCCACCGCACGCACCGTGGCGCTGGCAATCAAGCGCAGCTGATTGGACTGACTTCCCTGACCGGCAGCTTGCCCGGTGAAGGTTTCAGAGCCACGCTGTAAATGCACGCTGGCTTCCGCCTTCGTACCATTGATAGTGAGTTCTACATCGGCAATGCGGAGACGGTTTCGCATGGAGCGCAACAGGGCGCCCTGCATCTGGGCGACGCTAATTTTGCGGTGGTCCACTACAATCCCATGAGATGTCAGTAGAGCCGATTCGATATCCCGTACCACCTGCTTGGGCGAACGATTGGAGGAGACCAGCACGTGAATCTCCTGTATCGCTCCGTTCTTGTCCACCACGACACGGGCTGAGAGAACATCGCGCAATTGACGAATTACTTTCTCGACCTGCTCGGCAGGCACCTGTCCAATCGTGCTCTTGCTCGTTGCCGGCTCTCCTGTCGGCTGGTGGGACAAACCAACCCCTCCTTTAGGCAGGCGTTATCTTAAGTTGTGCAATCCCCTTTCCTGCATTGCTACCGCAAAATTACTGGGGTTGTGGTGTTATTGTAGCGCATCTGTTTTTATATTGCAAGCTACGATGCCTGTTTTCCTGCTTATTTTTGCATCGTCGAAAGAAATTCCTCTTTCAGGGAGTATGAAGACACAAAAGCACCGCGCAGGAAGCCTCTACCCAAAAGGCAAAATGTAAGGATGTCACTTCAGGTATGAAGGGAGGCGTTACTCATGCGTTCGCGATTATGCTGGTTTGCACTTATTTTGCTGGTTGCCCTGGCGGGATGCTCCCGTAAAGGCACTGCTCCGCCGTCTCCACCGCAAAGCGGCACGACGCAGCGAACCTTCCGGTTTGCTATCATCCCCAAGCAACTGGACAACCCCGTGTTCAATTACGCGAAGATGGGCGCTCTGGGCGCAGCGGCTAAACTGGGCAACGTGGAGATTTACTGGAACGCGCCGGAAACCAACGACGAAGCCAAGCAAGCGCAAATCTTCGAAACCTATGTGCGCCAGAAGGTGGATGGCATCGCCGTTTCCTGCGTGAACGCCGAGATTATGCGCCGCGTGATCGACAAGGCGGTGGAACAGGGCATTCCGGTCGTGACATGGGATAGCGACTCGCCAAAGAGCAAACGCCAGGCGTTCTTCGGGATGGACGACTACGAGGCGGGGAAGACCATCGGCGAGGAACTGGCAAAGCTCATCGATGGCAAGGGCAAGGTGGCTATCCTGTCGGGCGTACAGGGGGCGCAGAACCTAAGCACGCGTATTCAGGGCGTGCAGGACGCTCTGAAAGCCTACCCCGATATTCGCATTGTGACCACCGTTTACTGCAACGACGACGCTACCCGCGCCGAATCGCTTATTAACAGCGTGATGCAGCAACATCCCGACCTCGCCGGCTGGGCGATGGTGGGCGGCTGGCCCCTGTTTACCAAAACCGGGCTGAACGGCATCAAGCCGGGCGTGACCAAAGTGGCGGCGGTAGACCCGCTGGAAGGCAACCCATGGACATGGATTGAGAAGGGCTATGTGCAGGTGTGCATCGGGCAGAAAGTGTTCGACTGGGGAGCCAAAAGCGTGGAGATGCTGTACAACCTGGCGCAAGGTAAAGGCATCCCACAGGCGGATGAGAAAGGCTTCGTGAACTCGGGGCTGGACATCGTGGTGTTGGACAGGACGAAGTTCAAAGACCCCTCGCGCTACATCTCGCTGGAAGATTACAAGAAGATGTTCGAGCAACGCAAACAGGAGGCGCAGGGGGTAGAAGCGAAACAGTAAGCCTACTACAAGAAGGAGGAGAGAAAGTGGCGAAGATCGGTGTAATCCACTATAATTGGCCCGGCTTTTCGTTCGAGGAGTTCCTGCGGTTCGCGGCGGAAACGGGCTACCAGTACGTGGAACTGCAAATCGGTGACGTCTGGACGTCCGATATCGACAACCCCGAAGCCAATGCCGAGCGCGTGCGCAAGCTGGTGGAATCGTACGGGCTGAAAGTGTCTGCGCTGGCTGCAGGCAACGACTTCCTGCAGACCGACGAGGAAGCCATCCGCTACCAGGTGGAGCGTATGCAGCGAATCTGCAGGCTGGCGCGCATCCTGCACGAAGAAGCGGTGGTACGCAGTGAGGGCGGCGCGCCCAAAGAGAGCGTACCCCGCCAGAAGTGGCTGGACGCACTGACCGAGTGCTTCCAGCGATGCCTCGATTTCGTGGATCAGATGGGTGTTGCGCTGGCAATCGATAATCACGGCTACATTACCAACGACTACACCATCCTGTACATGCTGCTGCAGAGGCTGAACCATCCACTCGTCGGCACCAATCTGGACACCATGAACTACCGCTGGTATGGGCACGACTTGCAGGTGTGCAACCGCATCTATGAGCTGATGGCTCCGTACGCGAAGCATACACACTTCAAAGACGGCTTCGGCAGCCTTGGAGGGTACCGCGGCGCTGCGTTGGGTGATGGCGAGATAGACCTGCTTCATGCTTTAGACTACCTGAAGCGCGCCGGCTACAACGGCGTCTACTGCGCCGAGTATGAGGGTCCGGAAGCAGCTGGCGGCGTTGGCTATGCGAAGTGCTACCGCTGGCTGAAGGAGCACACGTGATTGCCAGGTGAAAGGGGGGACGAAGGTTGCCGCTGATATGATGCTACTCCCCCGCACACGGGTCGTCATCTGCATTGATGAAAATGAATAAAAGCCATGAAATACGTCTTTCTCGCAACCTTTTTGGTGCTGGTGTTGCTCTCGGTGGTAGCGTGGCGCATCCAGCCCGAAAACACCGCGCGGGGCAAAATCCCGCTGGTGTGGGTAAGCGACGACAACCCTGCCCGCCGCGAGCAGATTGCGCTGTTCAACCGTTTGCATCCTGAATACGACCTGCGCCTGGACCCCAGCAACACGGGCATGGAAAAGGTGATTGTGCAGTCGCTGGCAGGTGTGGGACCGGATATCTTCGACTGCTACGATGGATTCCAGCTCTCCGCCTACGTGCGCTCGGGCATCGCGTGGGATGTGACTGAGGAACTGAAAAAGGCGGGCATCGACGTGCAGAACGAGGTGTGGAGGGCGGTGCATCCCAACATTATCCACGAAGGGCGTGTGTACGGCTTCCCTACCAACGCGGCGGTGAACGCGATATGGTTCCACAAGGATATCTTTGACAAATACGGCGTGCCCTATCCCAAGGGACCCTGGACGTGGGAACAGTTTTTAGAGGTGGCGAAGAAGCTCACCATTCGCGATAAGAACGGCAGGCCGGTGCAGTTTGGCTTCCTGATGGACTGGTGGAACTGGTATCACTTCGTGTTGCAGTGGGGAGGCAGGCTGTACACACCCGACGGCACAAGATGCATTATCGATAGCCCACAAGCCATTGCAGCAGTGCAGTTTATGCAGGACTTGATATACAAGCATAAGGTGATGCCCAGTCCTGTAGAAGAGGCGGCTATGGCGACGCAGGGCGGCTGGGGCTCAGGCACGATCACGTGGTTTGGCGCGAAGAAGGGGGCGATGGCGCTCGGCGGCAGATGGTGGCTGTGCACTCTGCGTAGCTATCAGGGGCTGAAGCTGGGTGCGGTAGAGTCGCCGCATGGACCCTACCGTGTGTTTCGAGGTTACGGACGCGCCTCACTGATTAACCGCAATAGTCCCCGTCGCCAGCACGCGCTGAAGTTCCTGCTGTATCTGGCGAGCAAGGAGTACAACGAACTCATTAATCACCAGGCGGACGCCCTTGCGCCGGTGAAAAGGTATTCCTACACCGACAAGTACCTGCACGATCCCGCCTTCCCCGAAGAGGATTTCAACGCGGTATGGCGCGACGCGATGAACTACGCCGTACCGGATGAGATTAGTCCCTTCGTGAACGGGCAGGCGGTACAGCGCATCCTGAACAAGCAGTTAGACCTGGTGAAATCGGGGCAGAAGTCGGCGGCAGACGCCCTGCGCACCGCTGCACGCCTGATTAACGAGGAGATTCAGAAAACGATTCAGCGCGACCCGGAACTGCGCAGGCGATATGAGGCGCTGATGCAGGAGAGG
Coding sequences within it:
- a CDS encoding sugar ABC transporter substrate-binding protein — its product is MRSRLCWFALILLVALAGCSRKGTAPPSPPQSGTTQRTFRFAIIPKQLDNPVFNYAKMGALGAAAKLGNVEIYWNAPETNDEAKQAQIFETYVRQKVDGIAVSCVNAEIMRRVIDKAVEQGIPVVTWDSDSPKSKRQAFFGMDDYEAGKTIGEELAKLIDGKGKVAILSGVQGAQNLSTRIQGVQDALKAYPDIRIVTTVYCNDDATRAESLINSVMQQHPDLAGWAMVGGWPLFTKTGLNGIKPGVTKVAAVDPLEGNPWTWIEKGYVQVCIGQKVFDWGAKSVEMLYNLAQGKGIPQADEKGFVNSGLDIVVLDRTKFKDPSRYISLEDYKKMFEQRKQEAQGVEAKQ
- the ftsY gene encoding signal recognition particle receptor FtsY gives rise to the protein MPLGIFKGLLQKVDTLLTGRGRVDEELFEELEGVLLTADINVHTTMQVLDDLRRAVREQRLKEPSEVKTVLKESLLASLRSGGEAQLKVSPEPPTVYLFVGVNGVGKTTSIAKLAYRLRQQDKSVILAAGDTFRAAAIDQLEIWAQRVGATLVKHREGADPSAVIYDAIAAARNRGVDYVLADTAGRLHTRSNLMEELKKVYRVTERALGRPPDEVLLVLDATTGQNAIRQAEEFMQAVNVTGIVLAKLDGTARGGAVITIHDELKVPIKLVGVGEKPEDLEDFDAEEYVAALLGNE
- a CDS encoding sugar ABC transporter substrate-binding protein, with protein sequence MKYVFLATFLVLVLLSVVAWRIQPENTARGKIPLVWVSDDNPARREQIALFNRLHPEYDLRLDPSNTGMEKVIVQSLAGVGPDIFDCYDGFQLSAYVRSGIAWDVTEELKKAGIDVQNEVWRAVHPNIIHEGRVYGFPTNAAVNAIWFHKDIFDKYGVPYPKGPWTWEQFLEVAKKLTIRDKNGRPVQFGFLMDWWNWYHFVLQWGGRLYTPDGTRCIIDSPQAIAAVQFMQDLIYKHKVMPSPVEEAAMATQGGWGSGTITWFGAKKGAMALGGRWWLCTLRSYQGLKLGAVESPHGPYRVFRGYGRASLINRNSPRRQHALKFLLYLASKEYNELINHQADALAPVKRYSYTDKYLHDPAFPEEDFNAVWRDAMNYAVPDEISPFVNGQAVQRILNKQLDLVKSGQKSAADALRTAARLINEEIQKTIQRDPELRRRYEALMQERENVFSSDIR